The genome window CACAATCACCTTTTCTTCGCTAAGCTTGTTCAGCTTAAATAATTTACCGTTTTCAGTATGGTAAGTTATACTTTCAATAATTTCCTCCTTTTTTTCTTCCTTCTCTTCCTGAGTTGAAGTAGATGAAGAACAGGCACTAAAAATAACCAAAGTGGCAAGGAAAAGTAATGGATGGATGATGCGTTTCATGGTCAACCTCGAAGTAAGTGTGTATTTGAAAAGTGATTTATCTGAAAATTTAACCAATTGATTTTTCTAATCAAATAACATCGTGTCTTCATTAATCACAAAAATAATGAAACAGGAGAGGTGTAGCCATTTAATTATAAAATAACACTCCACTCTAAATATTTAATTTTGTGATGATTATCCTTTTTTAATCCCTTTGCAAAAGGAAACATTCATTTTATACATTGAACATTAATAATAAAAATAATAAATTGCATCTTGTAATACTTATTAATGAATGATAAAGAAAATGCCGAAAGTGAAAGAAAATAAAAAAGTAGGCAAAGTTTCAATTAAGAAACAGATCAGAAAAAATCAAATACTACAGTTATTACTACAAGAAGGAACAATGTCGCCCTCTGAAGTAACAACCAAAACTGAACTAACTTTGCCAATGTCTTCTGCACTAATGAAAGAACTAGCAGAAGAAGGATATGTAACACTAAAAGAACTACAAACAGAAAAAAACGTTGGTAGACCACCCACTACCTATGTCATTAATCCTGAAGGAGGCTTTTTCTTTGGAGTTAAAGTCGGCTTAAGAAAAACGAGAATTATACTACTGGACTTACAGAATAACGAAAGATATTTCCATTCAGAAGATACCATAGATATTAAGAACTCCGAAGAGTTTTTGGGACGATTGATCAAGACCATTAAGAAGATTATCAAGACACAAAAGATTCCTTTTGAGAGAATTATAGGTGTCGGAATTGCCGTTCCGGGCTTGGTGAATAGTAAAGACGGTAGATCGATTTCTTATTTCAATGATTTAAAAATGTCGTTGAAAGAGTATATGGAAGAAGCCTTACAACTGAATGTAGAAATCGAAAATGATGTAAATGCCATCAGTTTAGGAGAACTGCATTTTGGTGATGCACAAGATGCCAAAGATGTGTTGTGTATCAACCTAGATAAAGGTATCGGTATGGGTGTGATTATCAATGGGGAGTTGTTTACCGGTGCCAATGGTTTGGCAGGGGAGCTGGGCCATATCCGTATCGATGATCGAGGAAAAATGTGTTATTGTGGTAAGAAAGGATGTCTCGAAACGTTTGCTTCTGGTGAAGCATTGGTAGAAGAGATGCGTGATTTTATCCATGAGAACAATGCCAGTAGAACAGAAAGTATCCTAAAGGAATTAGGCAAAGAAGATATAGATCTGGATGCCTTTATAGAAGTTGTACTCTCGGGCGATCAAGTTGGTATTGAACTGACAGAAAAAGCGGGTGAGTCTATCGGTAAAGCCATTGGTATCTTGATCAACTTATTTAATCCGCAAAAAATTATCCTTGGTGGAAAACTAAGCCAATTAAAAGAATATATACTGTTTCCTGTTAAATCCTCTGTGATAAAACACTCATTACCAGAGGCCTTTGCACAAGCGAATATTAATTATTCGAATATACGCCGAAAGGCAGGTTGTTTAGGGGCTACTACTTTAGTCTCGGATAAGGTATTCCAACCTTCCAAAGCAGCCATGCAATTTGTGTAAATAGTAAATTTATCAACCTGTATCAATCTTAATTTTTCGACTCACTGCTTATATAAATAAAATTTAAAATTAATTAGAGGTGACATCTTGGTGTTGCCTCTTTTTTTATACCGTCAATTTTGGAGCGATCTTAATCTCTTAATTATCAATCCTTTTTGAGTGTTTTAATTACGCTTTTTGAATAAATGGCAATATTGAGCCTATTTTTTATAACAATTTAAATAATCCATGCAGCTTACTGAGAGAATGAAAATTGAAGCCTTAATGTTGTTAATAATTGTTTATTTAAAAATTTATATAATCAAACATATTGTATTAAATAATAAAAATTAATAATTATGTAATGTAGATAAAAACATAAGCAAACACTGACGTGAACAACTGATGAGATCTACAAAAGCAACCATAACAACCAATTGAAACATTTATCAATTAACATACACTTATGAAAAGACTAATATTCACTCTTACCATTATTCTATCCTCTTTACAACTACTACTCGCACAAGACAATGTGTTAACTGGTGTTGTAAATGATGGAGGTGCCAATTCAACATTACCGGGTGTATCTGTATTAATTAAAGGAACGACCAAGGGAGCTATCACCGATTTTGATGGTAAGTTTTCGATTCCTAAACCTAATCAGGGAGATGTTATCGTTTTTACGTATGTAGGGATGAAATCTCAGGAAATAACTTATAATGGTCAGAAAGACATTGACATTACACTACAACCCGATGTGAAAGAACTAGATGACATCGTCATTGTAGCTTATGGCGCTCAGAAAAAGACTTCAGTAACGGGGGCTGTAGCCAAATTAGATTCTGAAGAATTGGTAGATGTAACGACACCCAATGTATCAGGAATGCTTCAAAGTAAGGCAGCAGGGGTACAAGTAGCAAGTACTTCTGGTCAGCCGGGAGCAACTACAGAAATTCGTATTCGTGGTAAAGCTTCGATGAATGCTTCTATTGATCCATTATGGGTAGTAGATGGAGTAATTATGCATGGCGTACCGGAAATTAACCCGGCAGACATTGAAAATATCTCTA of Flammeovirga agarivorans contains these proteins:
- a CDS encoding ROK family transcriptional regulator, whose protein sequence is MIKKMPKVKENKKVGKVSIKKQIRKNQILQLLLQEGTMSPSEVTTKTELTLPMSSALMKELAEEGYVTLKELQTEKNVGRPPTTYVINPEGGFFFGVKVGLRKTRIILLDLQNNERYFHSEDTIDIKNSEEFLGRLIKTIKKIIKTQKIPFERIIGVGIAVPGLVNSKDGRSISYFNDLKMSLKEYMEEALQLNVEIENDVNAISLGELHFGDAQDAKDVLCINLDKGIGMGVIINGELFTGANGLAGELGHIRIDDRGKMCYCGKKGCLETFASGEALVEEMRDFIHENNASRTESILKELGKEDIDLDAFIEVVLSGDQVGIELTEKAGESIGKAIGILINLFNPQKIILGGKLSQLKEYILFPVKSSVIKHSLPEAFAQANINYSNIRRKAGCLGATTLVSDKVFQPSKAAMQFV